Sequence from the Verrucomicrobiota bacterium JB022 genome:
GCCGTGACCGTGCTGGAGCAGGAAAACCAGGGCTTTGCGCTGCTCGAACGCCTGCGCCGCCAACAGCACGACGCGGCCGTGATCCTGGCCAGCTCCCGTGCGCGCAAGGAAGATGCGCTGCGTGCGATGCGCAGCGGGGCCCGCGATTTCCTCGTGAAGCCGATGCGCTCGGCGGAGTTTGCGGGCGCGATCCACCGCCTGCTGGAGCAGCAGCGGGCGGCCGCCGGCCAGGAGCCCGAGTCGGCCCACCATGCGGTGGAAGACGTCTCACTGCTGGGCCTGTATGGGCAAGATCCATCCGTGGTAGCCATGCGCGAGCAGATCCGCGAGCTGCTGGAGCAAAACCATTGCGGCTTCCTGTTGATCCAGGGCGAGACGGGCACTTACAAGCGCGAGATCGTGCTCTACCTGCACGAGCACCGCCCGGCCCCCAAGGGTGACTACATCCAGCTCGATTGCTCGCTGGAAGAGCCGGATGCGCTCCGCGAGCTGCTGATCGGTACCGACGGCAAGGGCGGCACCTTGCTGAAGAACCACCCGGGCTCGACCTTGCTGCTGGAGAAGGTCGAGAGCCTGCCGAAGGATATTCAGGACGAGCTGGATGAGGTGATCGAGCTCTATCAGGAGCACAATCTGATCGTCTTCCTCGCCGATCACGACCTGGAGCAGGCGATGGCCGAAGACCGCTTCCAGATCTCCCTCTTTTTCAAGATCAGCCAGCAACTGATCGACCCGGCCCCGCTGCGCAACCGTCTCGACGACTTGCCGGGCCTCTGCGCCTTCATCCTCCACCATTCGCTGGAGTTGACCGACGAGCAGCGCCAGACCGAGTTCACCCCCGAGGCCCTGCATCTGATGATGCAATACCGCTGGCCGGGCAACCTCGTCGAGTTGGAGAGCGTCGTCGTGCTCGCCGCCCTGGAGGCCGAAGGCGAGACCATCACCGAAGAAATGATCCGCCGCCACCTCGGCATGTAACTGATCCAGCAGCCCTCTGGGACTGCGGCGCTCCGCGCCGATCTGGTTTCGCGGCAGGCGGTGGTGATGTGGACGTTCCTCCCCCTGTGGCACCCCTCCAGGGTGCATTCTTTCCTCGAACGTTTTCCTGCAGTGTCGGTTCGCCTTGCGAACCTCAACTGCAGGCTAAGAGATAGCATCCCTTCAGGATGCTGCAACTTTCAGCAAGCCAGAGGCTTGCCAGCCCCTAGCGCGGGGTTGAGGTTCGCACCGGCGGACCGATACCCCGGGTTATTCTAGCCGCACAAAGCACCCCGGAGGGGTGCCACTGCGGCGAAAAACTCCCGCGCCCCTACGCCGTGGCGGTGCCTTGTTGGCGCTGGGCGGCGATTTCGGCGAGCAGCTCTTGCTCCTTCTCCATGAACTCCTTGACGAGGCGGGCTTTTTCTTCGCGTAGCCAGCGCTCCTGCTCGGCCTTGCGCTGGTAGATCTCCTTGTTCTTTTCGCGGGCTTCACGCAGGTGCTTGGAGATCATTTTCTTTTCTTCGAGCAGGTTCTGGGCTTCCTGCGCCACGGTGCGGCTTTGCTCTTCGACCTCGGCCAGCATCTGTTGCCGCTCACGCCCAAGGCTTTCGCGGGCTTCGTGCAGCTCGTTTACTTCCAGGTCGAACTGGTGGAAGTTAGCCTCCAGCTCCTGCTCGCGCTCGAGCAATTCGTTTTCGCGCCGCTCCAGGTCGTCGATGGTCGAGACGAGGTTGCGCTCGCGGTCTTCGATCTGGCGCTGGCGGTCCTGGATTGCCTGTTCAAATTCGGCGGTCTGCGCCTGTAGGGCGGCTTCGAGGTCTTTCAGCTCGTGCTCGCGCTGTTCGGCCGCATGGCTGAACTCTTCGCGATCGCCTTCGAAGGCCTGCATGCGCTGCTGGAGCGACTCCATGTCGGTCGTCAGGCGTTGGCGGCGCTCGCTCAGTTGGGTGTTTTCCTGCTCGTAGCGTTCCTGCCAGGCAGTCTTTTC
This genomic interval carries:
- a CDS encoding response regulator, yielding MALVLVVDREAKVQDAFRFILEPLGHEVLATARPDEALSLFEQRQPAVTVLEQENQGFALLERLRRQQHDAAVILASSRARKEDALRAMRSGARDFLVKPMRSAEFAGAIHRLLEQQRAAAGQEPESAHHAVEDVSLLGLYGQDPSVVAMREQIRELLEQNHCGFLLIQGETGTYKREIVLYLHEHRPAPKGDYIQLDCSLEEPDALRELLIGTDGKGGTLLKNHPGSTLLLEKVESLPKDIQDELDEVIELYQEHNLIVFLADHDLEQAMAEDRFQISLFFKISQQLIDPAPLRNRLDDLPGLCAFILHHSLELTDEQRQTEFTPEALHLMMQYRWPGNLVELESVVVLAALEAEGETITEEMIRRHLGM